A window of Apium graveolens cultivar Ventura chromosome 8, ASM990537v1, whole genome shotgun sequence contains these coding sequences:
- the LOC141680409 gene encoding uncharacterized protein LOC141680409, which produces MGTEVLRSHDCIRKAPATFNHRKNYHGNGNTVLKFYRKQVRPERRRNLPDPKKPEARFVLQDTYAGSACSMSPAPSSLPLPSFCVKAVDELAATRDLRRLLRLD; this is translated from the coding sequence ATGGGAACAGAAGTGTTGAGATCACATGATTGCATCAGAAAAGCTCCGGCGACTTTTAATCACCGGAAAAACTACCACGGTAACGGAAACACCGTTCTAAAATTCTACCGGAAACAAGTCCGGCCGGAGCGTCGGCGAAACTTGCCGGATCCGAAAAAACCGGAGGCCCGATTTGTGTTGCAGGACACGTATGCAGGATCGGCGTGTTCGATGTCGCCAGCGCCGAGTTCGTTGCCTTTGCCGTCGTTTTGTGTGAAGGCGGTGGATGAATTAGCGGCGACAAGAGATTTGAGGAGGTTGTTACGATTGGATTGA
- the LOC141680410 gene encoding uncharacterized protein LOC141680410: protein MAYGIDAIVPVEVGLKSYRTEVYNVEVNNFGLRANIDLLEEERKATHKRNVKYLLQAPQHYDSGIKKRSFGVGDLVLWELAASMLTRQGKLQLNWEGPYKVIEVIRPRTYKLETEAGEAIRNTWHACRLRKFYY from the coding sequence ATGGCATATGGGATAGATGCCATAGTTCCGGTCGAAGTGGGCCTAAAATCTTATAGAACAGAAGTCTACAACGTGGAAGTCAATAACTTCGGATTAAGGGCGAATATAGACTTActggaagaagaaagaaaagcTACCCACAAAAGAAACGTAAAGTACCTACTACAGGCTCCCCAACACTATGATTCGGGCATTAAAAAAAGGTCATTTGGAGTTGGTGACTTGGTCCTATGGGAATTAGCTGCATCCATGCTAACAAGACAAGGAAAGCTTCAGCTGAACTGGGAAGGACCTTACAAAGTGATTGAGGTCATTCGCCCAAGAACTTACAAGTTGGAGACAGAGGCTGGAGAAgccataagaaacacttggcaTGCTTGTCGCCTTCGGAAATTTTATTACTaa